A single genomic interval of Rhizophagus irregularis chromosome 15, complete sequence harbors:
- a CDS encoding uncharacterized protein (SECRETED:cutsite_ILS-IP; SECRETED:prob_0.7233); SECRETED:SignalP(1-23), whose translation MNWIYQTILIIVILQNLITNILSIPVEPETFIRRQDHYIGGVNEAEEDYCISILHPSRALECVKAKNLADEALTNAQNNFPESTLHNGSGDAYRHCYWSGLLTFEFGVAGAKGFGDRHEESPDNPPEEKAMDLNNNNVGRTVASQIKNGDKNALSAACKQALTDGRLKTLN comes from the coding sequence ATGAACTGGATTTATCAAACAATACTTATAATCGTAATACTTCAAAACTTAATTACCAATATTCTTTCAATTCCAGTGGAACCTGAAACATTCATTCGCCGTCAAGATCATTATATTGGTGGAGTGAATGAGGCAGAAGAAGATTATTGTATAAGTATACTTCATCCGTCCCGTGCGCTTGAATGCGTCAAAGCAAAAAATCTTGCAGATGAAGCATTAACAAACgctcaaaataattttcctgAATCCACTTTGCATAACGGTTCTGGAGATGCGTATCGTCACTGTTACTGGAGTGGACTATTGACATTCGAGTTCGGTGTGGCTGGTGCAAAGGGTTTTGGTGATCGGCATGAAGAATCTCCAGATAATCCTCCAGAAGAAAAGGCAATGGACTTGAATAACAACAATGTAGGCCGCACGGTTGCAAGTCAAATTAAAAATGGAGACAAAAATGCATTAAGTGCAGCTTGTAAGCAGGCACTCACTGATGGGCGCTTAAAGACTTTGAATTAG